The nucleotide window CCCTCACCCCGCCTGGTGAGCTCGGCAATGACGGTGTCCATGCGCGGCGGCGCGAAGGTGCTGCGCACTCGCGACGGAGTCCGGACGCGCGGCAATCGTCGCCGCCATCACCCGGCGCAGGTCGGCCTGCTTCTCGGCTGGCGGGTAACGCAGCGACTCGATCATGAACGCGTAGGTGGCAACGATCCGCTTCAGTAGCGGGTCGTTGCTGTACGCCTCGGAGAGGATCGGAGATCCGCGACATCCCCATCAGGTTGGCGCCGGAAGCAGCGTAGGACTCATAGGTGTTCCAGCCGAGCACCAGCGAGTCGATGCTGGGTTGCGGAAGTTGCCGTAGGGGAAGGTCTTCGAATCTCAGGGCGGTCCCGCATCCGCTTGCGAATCTCGGGTGCGCCTTGTCCTGCAACCAGATGTTGGCCGGTGTCTGATTCGGATTGAGCCCGGCGCCCACGTCAGGCGTGCCGTGGTACGAGCCGTTGGTGGTGTGGTAAGGTCCATCCAGACATCTCGGATCCCACGTCATTACCTTCAGCGCCAGCGAACCGCGCGTCTCCGGTGCTTCCCTGCGCTTGACGTAGTCGCGGTTGAGGTCGAGCCCCGCCCGTTGGCGCGCAGGCTGACGATCGCGGGGCTGTTCTGCCTCCGCGGTCAGTGAGATCCCCGACCGAAGGCGCTGTTAAGCATCGCTGGGTTGTAGATCGGCACCTGACCACGATCACGCCGTCGAGCAGCTTGTGAGCGGCCCCAGGGTCATGTCACGCAGCAACCGCTGCACCGCTTCCTTCCCTCGACTTCACCCGCGTGGATGTTGCCCCGGGATGTAAGACCGGCTTGCCACTGCGCTTGGCCTCGGCCGGGTCGGCCACCATCGGGCGTGCCGCGACGACGTACGGAATCCGGCGACCCTGCGGCGACCCGCCCAGCGTCCCGACGCTGATCGCGGCGCCGTGGTTGGCCAGCGAGTCGAGGAAGGCCAGCACCTCGGCGTGACCTCCGACGTCCGCCTCGGCGGTGCGCTCGGGAACAGCCTGCTGCGCAGCGAGCGGGCGCGGCGGCCAGAAGGGCGACACCAGCGAGCCGTGAAAGCGGGCGAGCCATCAGTGCTCCGGAGGGTAGGGAGGTGCGGAGTCGACGAGCCACGGCATCGGCCACGCCGGCATCCCATGTCAGGGTGATTTCAGGTACCACCGCGGCCGTCACCGGCCGTCGCAGCAGCAACGGCGCACCGCGCGCGCCGGCGGGGAAGTTAGCGAGTCGGGCGACGGCGGCCGGATCGTGCAGTCGCGTGACGAAGGTACTCCGTCGAGCCGCCACCGGAAGGGCAGCGCCGCAGCCGCCGGACCAGTCCGGTACCTGAGCGCGTGGGGATCTCGCTCATGCCGCCCCACAGCGCCATCCGCTTCTCGGCGTCGAGCAGCAGCAGGAGCGGCGTCGACGCTGCGGCGGACGGAGCGTCCTCGGTGGCCCATTCGGCGAATCCCTCCGCCACCGCCAGGGATCGTCCTCGAGCAGGCGGACGACGGTCGACCGGTCGGTCCGTGAGACACCCGGCCTTCGAGCCGGGTCGCGGCCGCGAGGATGTGGTGCCACTCGTGGATCACGGTTGCCACCGCCAGCAGCGGCATGATGCCCGGGTCGATCCGAACCCCGTCGGCCGTCGCGAGCAGCGTCCGCAGGCCCGGCACGCGGGACGGCGGAGGAGGGCGATGTCGCCGCCCGCCGCCGACAAGGTGAGAGCGTGTCGGACCAGGCGTCAGGGCGACCATGCCGTGAGCGCCTCGACGCGCTCCCGCCGGCAGCCACGCACGGGCCGAGGCATTCGCCGGCTCGACCAGGTCCGGGCCAAAGATCGCCGTTGACGAGTATCGCTGCGAAGCCACCGAGTGGCTCCGGGAGCAGCACCGTGGGACGAGCGACGCATCGGCCCCAGACCTTGGCCATCAACGGGCGGGGGCGCGGGGCCACTGGGGAGTGCCGATCCACGGGTGATCGAGCAGCCATTGCACTGCCTCGCGCGCCACCATGGCACTGCGTCGAGGTAGCACTGAAGAGCAGGTTGAGCTCGCGACGAGCCCTCGGGGTCGCTTGGCGTCAAGCGCCGCCATCGCGCGGGCCATCGTGCTGTCGTGGCGAAACCAGGCGGGCCAGGACGCCAGCGGCGGCGCGCATCCGGCCCACGTCGTTCGCGGTGTTTGCGTCGAGCACGCCGAGGCGGCGCAATCCGCGCGCGGCCGCGTCCTGCTGGTAGCCTCCTCGACTGCGCGCCATTGCCAGCGCCTCGGCGCGCCCGTGCAGGTCGATGATCACTTCCGGCGGGGCCGACGAAGAGCCGACGGAAGGTGCTGTCGGCGGCGGGGCTTGCCGCGATCGCCGCGAGGGTCCGCCGCACGCTCGCTCGCGTCGCCTCGTCGGCACCGAGTGCCATCGCGCGGGAACGGTCGGCCCGCTCACGATCGCGCACCACCGGAAGGCCGGTCCGTCGCATCAACTCGGCATACTCGCTCGAGTGTCATCGAGTCCGGGAGCGCGGCGACCCACGCAGCGGGGATCACCGTGGCGTTGGCGCCGGTGCCGACGGCGAGCTGACGCACCCGCACGCGCGGTCGCACCGGCCAGCGCGCTGTCCCGGTCGGATCAGCTCGCCCTCCCGGAGGCGCGCCGCCGCCATCGGGGTAGCGGAGGCGGCCCGACATCGCTGCACCATCGCCATCGACATCGAGCTCGGCGCGCAGACCGAGCGCGCCGACGGCGAAGGAGAGATGATTGCCGGTGCGCTGCAGCTTGGTGAGCGGGAAGAAGAGCGAGTCGTGCGATTCGAGCAGAATCCGACTGCGCGCGCACCATCCAGCCGCAGGTCGGCGAACTCACGCCGGCGGCGGTGCGCAGTTGCACCGCCCAGCGCGTGGCAGGCTCCTGCGCGCCGAGCACGGTCGGCACCAGCCAGCAGGCAGCGGCCGCCGCGCGGAATGTCACCCTTCGCGCGCGCCCTTCGGCCGCCGCTCGACGGTGGTGGCCTTGACGGTCACCCCTTCGACCAGCCGCTCGAGCCCGCCCACGACGACACGGTCGCCGACTTCGATCCCGCGGCGAATCTCGACGAAGCCGGGGGAGCGCACGCCGAGTTCGACTTCGCGACGCGTGACCGTGCTGTCCTGCTGCACCCAGATGTAGGTGGCCCCGGCCGTCGGCACGATCGATTCCTCGGGGACCACCACGGCGTTGGCGCGCATCGCGGTCGCCAGCCGGGCCTCGAGGAACATCCCCGGCTGCAGCGTGCCGCCGCTATTCGCGGTGATCGCCTTCACGGTGATCGTGCGCCCCGGCAACGTGACGACCGGATCGACGAAATCGACGCGCGCGGTGAACGTCTTGCCCGGCAACGACGCCACCCGGAAGGTGACCTCCGCCCATCTTCAACTCGGCGGCGTAGCGCCCGGCACGGCAAAGTTGATCCGCGCCGGCGAGACGGTCTGCAGCGTGAGCAGCCGCGATTGGCTGTTGACGAAGTCGCCCATCGGGACCAGCCCCTGCCCGACCACGCCGGCGAACGGAGCATGCACCACCCTCCGCCCGAGCCGCAGCGCCAGCAGGCCGAGAAATGCCGTGGCCGCGCGCGACGACGCCTCGGCGCGCGCTCCAGGTCGGCTGCCGGCGCCGCCGCCTTCTCCGCCAGGAGCAACCGGGTCCGCTCGAGCGCCTGCCTCGCGAGATCGCGATCGGCGGTGGCACGGGCCACCTGCGCCTTGAGCTCGGCATCGTCGATCTTGAGGAGCGGCGTGCCGACGCCAACGGTGGTGCCCTCGCGGGCGAGGATGTCGACCACTCGGCCTTCGATATCGGGACGGAGCTCGATGCGCTGCATCGCCTCGACCTGGCCGGTGGCGATGATCGCATCGATCACCGTGTCGGTGAAGGCGGCACCACCTCGACCGGCAGCACCTGCGCGCCACCCCGGCCACCGCCGCCGCCCTTGGCGTCCTTCGGTGCGGCGCCGCCGCACGCGACGAGGAGCAGCAGGGCATATCCAATCAGGGGACGACGGCTCACGGGGTGCCCGTTCAGAATCTGGGGTCAATCGCCGCTCGAGGATCACCTCGAGCGAGGCGCGCGCCAGGCGGACCGCGTAACGCGCCTGACCAGGTCGGCCTGCGCCTGCACCAGCTGCGCCTGCGCGTCGAGCAGTTCGAGCACCGTGGCGGCACCGGCGCGATAGCGGGCGTTCTGCACACGGAGAATTTCGGCGGCGACCCCGACCCCGGCGTGGGCCAGGTCGAGCGCCCGCCGCGAGACGTCGTAGCCGGTGTAGGCCTCGGTCACGTCGCGCCGCGCCGAGCGCTCGAGGTCCCCGCGGATGGCGGGCCACGGTGCGGTTGGTCTTGAGCCGCTGGATGGCGAGCTCGCGCTGGCCGCCATCCCAGATCGGCAACGCGATCGAGAAGCCGATGCTGCGCCGATTGGTCAGGGTCGGGAAGAACTTGTCGTCGAACTTGCCGAGCGACGCCGTCAGCGTGACCGACGGCAGGTAACCCGCCTGCCGCACACGGATCTGCGCCTCGCTCGACTTCGGCCGAGCGCGCCTCGCGCCACGCCGGCCCCTGCTCCACCGCCCGCGTCACCGCCTCGTCGAGCGTGATCGAGAGCGCGGCGGGGGTGGTGGAATCGATCGGCGCCGCATCGACCGGCACCGCCCGGCCGATTCGCCGCCCCAGCTGCAGCCGCGCCACGGTCAGCGCCGCCTCACGCCGCAACACCTCGGCCTTCGCGCGCTGCTGTTCCAGCAGCACCTGCAGCGAATCCGACGGCACCGTCGCGCCGCTCGTCACGCGGGGCGCGCGGTGCCGAACTGTTCGGCCGCGCGAGTGGCCCGGTCGCGCGCCACATCGAGCAGTTCACGCGCGCCGAGGACGTCGTAGTAGTCACGCTCCACGTTGAGCGCCGTCTCGTAGCGTTGCGCGAGCTCGCCAGCCCGCGCCGTCTCGAGGTCGGCACTCGCCTGCCGTGCCCCGAAGAGCTTGCGCCCACCGGTGAACAGCTCGTACCGCGCGTCGATCGAGGCGCGGCCCGTGGCGTTCGCCGCGCGGCCGGTGCCGATGTTGAACTGCTGCGTCGAGAGCTCGGAGTAGTCGGCCGTGGCGTTGATCGTCGGCAGCACGCACACCAGCAGCGCCGCCTTTCGCGCCCACTCGGCGTTGTCGACCAATCCGGCCGACTGCACCCACAGCGGATCGAGACGCACCGCTTCCCCGCAGCGTCGCGCAGCGTGACCACCGGCAGGGTGTCGACCGGCGCCATCGTCAGCGTGGCGAGCAGATGGAGGGCGGCGATCACGGAGCCTCCACCGTCGCGAACTCGGCCGTCGCTTCCCGAGCGGCGCGTCGACGCGCCAGCCCCCGCTCGGCCAGCATCCAGACGACCGGCACCACGAAGAGCGTCAGTACGGTGGAGAAGGCGATCCCGCCGACGATGGCGTAGCCGAGCGGACGGCGCGCGGTGGCACCGGCGCGGAGCCGAGCGCGATCGGGATCGCGCCCACGATCGTCGCCACCGAGGTCATCAGGATCGGCCGCAACCGGATCCGTCCCGCCTCGAGCATCGCGTCCACGACCTCCATCCCTTGGCGCGGAGCTGGTTGGCGTAGTCCACCAGCAGGATCGAGTTCTTGGTTACCAACCCGACCAGCAGGATCATCCCGATCCGCGAGTAGAGGCTG belongs to Gemmatimonadota bacterium and includes:
- a CDS encoding TolC family protein, producing the protein MTEAYTGYDVSRRALDLAHAGVGVAAEILRVQNARYRAGAATVLELLDAQAQLVQAQADLVRRVTRSAWRAPRSR
- a CDS encoding efflux RND transporter periplasmic adaptor subunit; translated protein: MASLPGKTFTARVDFVDPVVTLPGRTITVKAITANSGGTLQPGMFLEARLATAMRANAVVVPEESIVPTAGATYIWVQQDSTVTRREVELGVRSPGFVEIRRGIEVGDRVVVGGLERLVEGVTVKATTVERRPKGAREG
- a CDS encoding biotin/lipoyl-binding protein, coding for MQRIELRPDIEGRVVDILAREGTTVGVGTPLLKIDDAELKAQVARATADRDLARQALERTRLLLAEKAAAPAADLERAPRRRRARPRHFSACWRCGSGGGWCMLRSPAWSGRGWSRWATSSTANRGCSRCRPSRRRGSTLPCRALRRRVEDGRRSPSGWRRCRARRSPRASISSIRSSRCRGARSP
- a CDS encoding TolC family protein; its protein translation is MRLDPLWVQSAGLVDNAEWARKAALLVCVLPTINATADYSELSTQQFNIGTGRAANATGRASIDARYELFTGGRKLFGARQASADLETARAGELAQRYETALNVERDYYDVLGARELLDVARDRATRAAEQFGTARPA